The window AGGATGTAGTCAATAGAAGTACTTGCTGGCACTACTTCAACCTGGCAACCATGCGTGATGAGCTTGTTTAAGATGTTTTGCTTAATTCCAAAATCAATAGCGATTACTTTATAGGTCTTAGTAAATGAAGCTGTTGACTTGATTGAGAGCTTGGCTTTATAGCTTTGCTTGCAAGTGACTGCTGAAGCAAGATCTTGTCCGTCCATAGAAGGAAATTCTTTGAGCTTTGCCATCAACTCGTCAGTGCTAGCATTGTCATCATTTGAAATTACAGCGCGCATTGCACCTTTGTCGCGAATATGTTTGGTGATAGCTCTAGTGTCGACATCATAGATAGCAGTGATATTGTGCTTCTTGAGGAAATCATCCAGGCTTTCTTGGGCGCGGAAGTTGCTCACTATGGGGCTATAGTTTTTGAGCACCATGCCTTTGGCTTTAGTGCTCATGTCTGGACTTTCATAATCAGCATTGTTGCAACCATAATTGCCAATCTCTGGATAAGTAAAGGTAATGATCTGCCCAGCGTAACTCGGATCAGTCATGGTTTCTTGATAACCGGTCATACCAGTGTTAAAAACTAGCTCCCCAAAACTAGTATCTGTTGCACCAAGGCTTTTGCCTGTGAATTCTCTGCCGTCTTCTAATAGTAGTTTTGCCATATGAGGGTCGTATCCTGACATTGGACATTTTAACATTTTTTACGCTACAGAGCTTCGCTATTTACTATAAATGATACGACCCTATTCCCTATTTCGTTCAATAGCAGCTTTGAGCGCCGAATCATCCACTTTAGAAACAATCTCAACCCTACCAATATTGGATTTAGGGATAATGAACCTGGTCTTGCCAGCCTCGACTTTTTTGTCGTATCTGAAGGCATCTATTAAGTCTTTAGCTTTTAGATCTTTGGGGATAGTGTAGCTAATGCCCAATTTGTCCATCAAGCCTTTGATTTGAGTCGTGTATTTTTCTTTGAAATAACCAAGCTCTTCAGAAAGATAGCAAGCTGAGATGATACCCATGGCAACAGCTTCACCATGAGAGTAGCGTTTGAACTCAGTCAGTTCTTCAATGGCATGACCAAAGGTATGACCCAAGTTGAGGTAAGCGCGGATGCCTTTTTCTTTTTCGTCTTGAGCAACAATA is drawn from Cyanobacteriota bacterium and contains these coding sequences:
- the carA gene encoding glutamine-hydrolyzing carbamoyl-phosphate synthase small subunit, which gives rise to MSGYDPHMAKLLLEDGREFTGKSLGATDTSFGELVFNTGMTGYQETMTDPSYAGQIITFTYPEIGNYGCNNADYESPDMSTKAKGMVLKNYSPIVSNFRAQESLDDFLKKHNITAIYDVDTRAITKHIRDKGAMRAVISNDDNASTDELMAKLKEFPSMDGQDLASAVTCKQSYKAKLSIKSTASFTKTYKVIAIDFGIKQNILNKLITHGCQVEVVPASTSIDYILEQNPDGIFLSNGPGDPAAVDYAVNTVQELLAKFGKPIFGICLGHQILALACGAKTFKLKFGHRGVNQPIKNLKTGKIEIASHNHGFAVSKENLPDNLEITHLNINDDTIAGIKHKNRNNVFSVQYHPEASPGPHDSDYLFEQFVALMQ